In Eubalaena glacialis isolate mEubGla1 chromosome 3, mEubGla1.1.hap2.+ XY, whole genome shotgun sequence, the following are encoded in one genomic region:
- the AMPD1 gene encoding LOW QUALITY PROTEIN: AMP deaminase 1 (The sequence of the model RefSeq protein was modified relative to this genomic sequence to represent the inferred CDS: inserted 1 base in 1 codon; deleted 1 base in 1 codon), whose protein sequence is MNVSVFYSVSQSPYSLLSLPFYCAILESRIXSTMSLLKLPAEEKPIDDATRSFAEKVFASEVKDEGGRHEISPFDVDEVCPILHHEIREHLFQLEALSTPTEGRRKKRFFGQKTVSLSVPQSETSSTTLPHIDEYSSPSLTYQTVPDFQRVQITGDYSSGVTVEDFEMVCKGLYRALCIREKYMQKSFQRFPKTPSQYLRNIEGEAWVPNESFSPVFTPPMKKREDPFRTDNLPENLGYHLKMKDGVVYIYPNEEAASKEEPKPLPYPNLDTFLDDMNFLLALIARGPVKTYTHRRLKFLSSKFQVHQMLNEMDELKELKSNPHRDFYNCRKVDTHIHAAACMNQKHLLRFIKKSYQVDADRVVYSTKEKNLTLKELFAKLKMHPYDLTVDSLDVHAGRQTFQRFDKFNDKYNPVGASELRDIYLKTDNYINGEYFATIIKEVGADLVDAKYQHTEPRLSIYGRSPDEWSKLSTWFVRNHIYCPNMTWMIQVPRIYDVFRSKNFLPHFGKMLENIFMPVFEATINPQAHPDLSVFLKHITGFDSVDDESKHSGHMFSSKSPKPQEWTMAKNPSYTYYAYYMYANIMVLNSLRKERGMNTFLFRPHCGEAGALTHLMTAFMTADNISHGLNLKKSPVLQYLFFLAQIPIAMSPLSNNSLFLEYAKNPFLDFLQKGLMISLSTDDPMQFHFTKEPLMEEYAIAAQVFKLSTCDMCEVARNSVLQCGISHEEKAKFLGDNYLEEGPTGNDIRKTNVAQIRMAYRYETWCSELNLIAEGIKSGE, encoded by the exons atgaatgtcAGCGTGTTTTACAGTGTCAGCCAGTCA CCCTACAGTCTCCTGTCTCTTCCTTTCTACTGTGCTATCCTAGAATCAAGAA CCAGCACAATGTCTCTGTTGAAACTTCCAG CTGAAGAAAAAC CTATTGATGATGCAACGCGGAGCTTTGCTGAAAAAGTGTTTGCCTCTGAAGTCAAAGATGAGGGAGGCCGTCATGAGATCTCCCCTTTTGATGTGGATGAGGTCTGTCCAATTTTGCACCATGAGATTCGCGAACACCTATTCCAGCTGGAGGCTCTGTCCACCCCCACAGAAGGCAGAAG AAAAAAGCGTTTCTTTGGACAGAAGACCGTTAGTTTGTCCGTTCCACAAAGTGAAACATCTTCCACCACATTGCCCCACATTGATGAATACAGTTCTCCATCTCTCACCTACCAGACAGTGCCTGATTTTCAGAGAGTGCAGATCACAGGCGATTATTCCTCTGGG GTTACGGTTGAAGATTTCGAAATGGTTTGCAAAGGTCTTTATCGGGCACTGTGTATACGGGAGAAGTATATGCAGAAGTCATTTCAGAGGTTTCCAAAAACCCCTTCCCAGTACTTGAGGAACATTGAGGGTGAGGCTTGGGTACCAAATGAGAGCTTCTCTCCAG TCTTTACCCCTCCtatgaagaagagagaagaccCCTTCCGAACAGATAACCTCCCAGAAAACCTCGGTTATCACCTCAAAATGAAGGACGGTGTGGTTTACATCTATCCTAATGAAGAAGCAGCCAGCAAAGAGGAGCCTAAGCCACTTCCTTACCCAAATCTGGACACCTTCTTAGATGATATGAATTTTTTACTTGCTTTAATTGCCCGAGGACCCGT taaGACCTATACCCACCGGCGCCTGAAGTTCCTCTCCTCCAAGTTCCAGGTCCATCAGATGCTCAACGAGATGGATGAGTTGAAGGAGCTGAAGAGCAACCCCCACCGGGATTTTTACAACTGCAGGAAG GTGGATACCCATATCCATGCAGCCGCTTGCATGAACCAGAAACATCTATTGCGCTTTATTAAGAAATCCTACCAAGTTGATGCTGACAGAGTGGTCTATAGCACCAAGGAGAAAAATCTGACCCTAAAGGAACTTTTTGCTAAATTAAAAATGCATCCCTACGACCTGACTGTTGATTCTCTGGATGTTCATGCT GGACGTCAGACTTTCCAGCGTTTTGATAAGTTCAATGACAAATACAATCCTGTAGGAGCAAGTGAGCTACGGGACATCTACCTGAAGACAGACAATTACATTAATGGGGAATATTTTGCCACTATCATCAAG GAGGTAGGTGCAGACTTGGTGGACGCCAAGTACCAGCACACTGAGCCCCGCCTGTCTATCTACGGCCGCAGTCCTGATGAGTGGAGCAAACTCTCCACCTGGTTTGTCCGAAACCACATCTACTGCCCCAACATGACATGGATGATCCAGGTCCCCAGGATCTA TGATGTGTTCCGATCTAAGAATTTCCTTCCACACTTCGGAAAGATGCTGGAGAATATTTTCATGCCAGTGtttgaggccaccatcaacccCCAGGCTCACCCAGACCTCAGTGTCTTCCTCAAGCAT ATTACTGGCTTCGACAGCGTGGATGATGAGTCCAAACACAGTGGCCACATGTTCTCCTCCAAGAGCCCTAAGCCCCAGGAGTGGACCATGGCAAAGAATCCATCTTACACTTACTATGCCTACTATATGTACGCAAACATCATGGTGCTCAACAGCCTGAGAAA GGAACGAGGCATGAATACGTTTCTGTTCCGACCTCACTGTGGGGAAGCTGGAGCTCTCACCCATCTCATGACAGCATTCATGACAGCAGATAATATCTCTCATGGCCTGAATTTGAAAAAG AGTCCTGtgttacagtatttgtttttcttagccCAGATTCCCATCGCTATGTCGCCATTAAGTAACAACAGCTTATTTCTAGAATATGCCAAAAatccttttttagatttcctccaGAAAGGGCTAATGATCTCACTGTCTACAGATGACCCGATGCAATTCCACTTCACCAAG GAGCCCCTAATGGAAGAATATGCCATTGCTGCACAAGTCTTCAAGCTGAGTACCTGTGATATGTGTGAAGTGGCAAGAAACAGTGTTCTGCAATGTGGAATTTCTCATGAG gAGAAAGCAAAGTTTCTGGGTGACAATTACCTTGAAGAAGGTCCTACTGGAAATGATATCCGAAAGACAAATGTGGCCCAAATCCGCATGGCCTATCGCTACGAAACCTGGTGTTCTGAACTTAATTTAATTGCTGAAGGCATTAAATCAggagaataa